TTTAGGTTATGGGTTGAAAAAGAGTTCTGATATCCAGTAAAATAGGGAATGGAAAGTAGGTGGCAATGTGGAAAAAAAGAGAGCAATCGGACTTTTAGAAAAATATTTCTTTACAACAGAGGAAGCAGCTGCCTTCTTAGGGATTTCGAAACAAGCCTTATCATCGCTGGTGAAACGTGGAAAAATAGAACGCGTGGAGAAGGGGCAAGTTAGTTTGTTCTTTAAAGATGATCTGGAAGCACGGAAGGATGAGCAAGTGATACTTCGCAAAAAATATAGACCGTATACATAACGAAAGTCCACCTAAAAAATTAGGCGGACTTTTTAGGTATTAGAATGGCGCTGAATTTTCACTGTCACAGGATTTTTCTAAATCGCAACCGCCGCATTTTCCTTGTTTACTTTTTTGGATGTGGCGGACAAGTGCATAGACTGTGTAGCCAAATATGAGGCTGCCAATTACTATATTTACGAGTAGGGATACCATTTTTCACAGCCTCCTTTATAAGAATAAGCTTCCGATTTGGTACACTAAAAGCGTGAGAATGTAAGCTGTTACGAGTGGGTAAATTACTGCAAAAGCTGTCCATTTGAAGGAGACGATCTCTTTACGAATCGCTGCGACTGTTGCCAAACAGGGAATATATAATAGAATGAAAAGCATGAAGCAGTAGGCGGATAGTGGTGTATAATGCGCGCCAACGACGGATGCGAGCGTGCTTTCTTTTGTTGCGTAAATAATCGACATAGTGGAAATCACGACTTCTTTTGCTAGAAAACCGGGGATGAGTGTCGCGCCGGCTTGCCACGTTCCGAATCCGAGTGGTGCTAGAATTGGAGCGATAAAACCACCGATCATAGCGAGAAAACTATCTCCCATTGGGACGTTGAATCCGGTGGGGCCAGTGTAATTTAATAGCCAAATAATAACGGAACCTGCGAATATGAAGGTCCCTGCTTTTCGTAAAAATCCGCGTCCTTTTTCCCAGGTGCTGCGCCATAATGTTCGAAAAGATGGGGCGCGGTAAGGTGGAAGCTCGATGACGAATACTGAATTATCTTTTTTGAGCAGCGTCACGGATAGAATTTTTGTAACAAGTAGGGCGAGCGCGATGCCAATTACATAAAAGGAGAGAACGACGAGCGCTTGATTTTGGGCGAAAAATACACCGGCGAAAAGCGCGTAAACGGGAAGCCGCGCGGAACAGGACATGAACGGCGTCACAAGGATGGTCAAGGTTCGCTCTTTGGATTCTTCGATGGATCGCGCGGCCATGATTCCGGGAACGTTACAGCCGAAGCCGATGATCATCGGTATGAACGCCTTACCATTTAAGCCGAAAAACTCCATAACCCGGTCCATAACGACCGCAATCCGCGCCATGTAGCCGGAGTCTTCCAGCAATGAAATAAAGAAAAACAGGACCAAAATCTGCGGAATAAAGACGAGCACGCCGCCAACACCCGCAATAATACCGCTAACGACGAGGTCAATAATGAACTGGGAGGCTCCGATAAACGTTAGACCAGAAGTAACCCAATCGGATAAAGTACCGCCGAAAAAGCTATCGAGCAAATCAGAAAGTGGGACGCCAATCCACGTAAATGTAATCTGGAAAATCAGATACATCACGAGCAGAAATAGCGGAATACCAAGCCATGGATGCGTAAACAGACGGTCAAGCTTATCGGAAAGTGGGATATTATGTTTTTTCGTATGTTCGACGGTTTCGAGACAAATATCGGCAATAAAGGCTTCACGAATCTGATAGAAATACTGTTCTAGCGGTGTTCCTAGCTTTTCTTGCAAACGATTCCGAATCAGGAGTGCATCTTTGAGCAAATTGTGGTTCGCCAAGAAATCATTCATCGCCTCATTCCCACTGAAAAACTGGACGCTAAACCAGCGCTGTTGTTTTGGTTTTACATGCGATTCAAGGAGCGGTTTCAACTCGGAAATCGCTTTATCTACCATGTCTCCATAAGGTAAAATAAGACCACGTGCAGGCGCTGGACTTTTTTCAGTAATGGCGGCTAGAATTTCATCGGTACCTTTTCCAGTTCTAGCGACAACAGGCAAAATCGGAATATGCAATTTGCGCGCGATGGCAGGAATTTGAATGCGAATACCGCGATTAGCAGCGACATCCACCATATTCAATCCCATAACAACTGGCGCGCCGTGTTCAAGTAATTGTACGGTCAGATGCAAATTACGCTCCAATTGCGATGCGTCGACAATATTTAAAATAGAATCAAAGCGCTCCTCTAGCAAAAAACGGGTGACAATCGTCTCGTCACGTGAAAGCGGACTTAAATCATAGATGCCCGGTAAATCAATAATTTTCCCTGCTTTTTGACGTAGCATCCCAAGTTTCTTTTCCACCGTCACGCCACTCCAATTGCCAACCGTTTCATAAGAACCAGTAAGCGCGTTAAAAAGTGAGGTTTTCCCCGTGTTCGGATTTCCAAGTAAACAAATTGTTGTCATGGCATTTCGACCAAGATGGCGCACGCATCGCAGTTTCGAATACTGATATACTGCCCCTTCGTCTCGAATGTGCAAGGCCCACCAAATAAACCCTTTTGTTTGATACAAACTTCACAACCGATTTTACAACCAAGCGATAAAAGCCGTTTTTCAAGCTTAGGATTTGTGATGTTTAATTGCGTAATCGTAACGTGTTCCCCAATAGCGACTTCATTAAGTTGTTTCATTTTGACTGGCGCCTCCGATCGTATGTATAATGATTATCATTATCAATTACTTTTATTTTAGCATATAAAAGCGCGTCTGAAAAGTGAAATCACAACGAGCGCAATTGTCAGGATTCAAAATAAACGTTAGAATGAGTTATATAGAAGAAATGCAAAAATCGGGTATGGAGGCGTTGGAAGGAATGAGATTAGATAAATTGCTCGCCAATAGTGGTTTTGGAAGCAGGACAGAAGTCAAGCAACTTCTGAAAAATGGCGCGGTTACGGTGAATGATGTGCGGCAAAAAGAGGCGAAATTTCAAGTGGATGCTGCGCAAGATTCAGTGGAAGTTTACGGAGAAGCGGTCGTTTACGAGGAATTTACATACTTGATGATGAATAAACCACCAGGCGTTGTTAGTGCGACGGAGGACAATTGGGATCAGACAGTCATTGATATACTAGACGAGCGAGACCAATTGAAGAAACTTTTCCCGGTTGGTCGTTTGGATAAAGATACAGAAGGATTGTTGCTTATTTCGAATAACGGGGTTTTGGCGCATAATTTATTATCTCCTAAAAAGCATGTGGATAAAACGTATTTTGCGAAAATAGAAGGTGTTGTAACGGAAGCGGATATCGCGATTTTTAGAGATGGCGTTACGATTTCGGATAATTATACGTGTAAATCGGCTGAATTGGTCATTTTGCAGATCGAAAATGGGTTTTCTGATGTGGAAGTAACGATCCAAGAAGGGAAGTTCCACCAAGTGAAGCGGATGTTTGAGGCGGTCGATAAGCAGGTCGTTTATTTGAAACGTTTGCGGATGGGGACTTTGCATTTAGATGAAACGCTTGGACTCGGGGAATATCGGCCGTTAACGAAAGACGAGTTAGCCGCATTAACGACATTTGAAAAATAAACTGTACTAGTCATATGGG
The sequence above is drawn from the Listeria weihenstephanensis genome and encodes:
- a CDS encoding type IV toxin-antitoxin system AbiEi family antitoxin domain-containing protein, whose product is MEKKRAIGLLEKYFFTTEEAAAFLGISKQALSSLVKRGKIERVEKGQVSLFFKDDLEARKDEQVILRKKYRPYT
- a CDS encoding FeoB-associated Cys-rich membrane protein, giving the protein MVSLLVNIVIGSLIFGYTVYALVRHIQKSKQGKCGGCDLEKSCDSENSAPF
- the feoB gene encoding ferrous iron transport protein B, which produces MTTICLLGNPNTGKTSLFNALTGSYETVGNWSGVTVEKKLGMLRQKAGKIIDLPGIYDLSPLSRDETIVTRFLLEERFDSILNIVDASQLERNLHLTVQLLEHGAPVVMGLNMVDVAANRGIRIQIPAIARKLHIPILPVVARTGKGTDEILAAITEKSPAPARGLILPYGDMVDKAISELKPLLESHVKPKQQRWFSVQFFSGNEAMNDFLANHNLLKDALLIRNRLQEKLGTPLEQYFYQIREAFIADICLETVEHTKKHNIPLSDKLDRLFTHPWLGIPLFLLVMYLIFQITFTWIGVPLSDLLDSFFGGTLSDWVTSGLTFIGASQFIIDLVVSGIIAGVGGVLVFIPQILVLFFFISLLEDSGYMARIAVVMDRVMEFFGLNGKAFIPMIIGFGCNVPGIMAARSIEESKERTLTILVTPFMSCSARLPVYALFAGVFFAQNQALVVLSFYVIGIALALLVTKILSVTLLKKDNSVFVIELPPYRAPSFRTLWRSTWEKGRGFLRKAGTFIFAGSVIIWLLNYTGPTGFNVPMGDSFLAMIGGFIAPILAPLGFGTWQAGATLIPGFLAKEVVISTMSIIYATKESTLASVVGAHYTPLSAYCFMLFILLYIPCLATVAAIRKEIVSFKWTAFAVIYPLVTAYILTLLVYQIGSLFL
- a CDS encoding FeoA family protein, which translates into the protein MKQLNEVAIGEHVTITQLNITNPKLEKRLLSLGCKIGCEVCIKQKGLFGGPCTFETKGQYISIRNCDACAILVEMP
- a CDS encoding pseudouridine synthase; this translates as MRLDKLLANSGFGSRTEVKQLLKNGAVTVNDVRQKEAKFQVDAAQDSVEVYGEAVVYEEFTYLMMNKPPGVVSATEDNWDQTVIDILDERDQLKKLFPVGRLDKDTEGLLLISNNGVLAHNLLSPKKHVDKTYFAKIEGVVTEADIAIFRDGVTISDNYTCKSAELVILQIENGFSDVEVTIQEGKFHQVKRMFEAVDKQVVYLKRLRMGTLHLDETLGLGEYRPLTKDELAALTTFEK